Proteins from one Malaya genurostris strain Urasoe2022 chromosome 2, Malgen_1.1, whole genome shotgun sequence genomic window:
- the LOC131430770 gene encoding uncharacterized protein LOC131430770, which yields MNFDRFTLISNEVVEFKSTWRTDETVTLTDSSIGTDPPPPKHDAETIVVEQKHIGTQTDEPSQEIASCDDAKLSHWLRKVYPLVEEELSYGITEVYDENENLSEIGPERPIIRKHQQLTLQKFLTDQNNTTKFNTGSATWLSIRTRDAPLLVVSCSQQHEAWCEHTYASVTVFTPKRDSFDSVQWVELCSNPVKACIETLVTNPFNKDVLAGGTVSGDVYIWQYEQNLKNEQNSFAELFSETTDYGKVVDMAWMKPYPLSDDFGLLSCHTDGIVILWKVGKHIVKDKTLRFSASSTSREDLLLTRILTITDSKFVIGADSGHIRVCWVTQLTTVGQSVPGATVDSTVSNQRSLFTPSMVELKSHSFAVTTLQNIENPNKKFLLSCDLTGEVYFHDTTDVMNSTPSLIIKMSLPFKNRIFCTDDMRFILSPRDNGTLEVYNIDDGSREIIENSELIGRPSFIKTSANKKWIVTGPYDGAVTIYSMKMDV from the exons ATGAATTTCGATCGTTTCACCTTGATCTCGAATGAGGTTGTGGAATTCAAATCTACGTGGCGAACCGACGAAACTGTCACTCTAACAGATTCGTCGATCGGTACCGATCCACCTCCACCGAAACACGATGCCGAAACGATTGTCGTCGAACAGAAACACATTGGG ACACAAACGGATGAACCCAGTCAAGAGATAGCGTCGTGTGATGATGCCAAACTTAGCCACTGGCTGCGAAAAGTGTATCCGTTGGTTGAGGAGGAGTTGTCCTATGGTATTACCGAGGTATACGACGAAAACGAGAATTTAAGTGAAATCGGCCCCGAAAGACCCATCATACGGAAGCATCAACAGCTGACGCTGCAAAAGTTTCTGACGGATCAGAACAACACTACCAAATTTAACACGGGTTCTGCCACGTGGCTTTCCATTCGTACACGAGATGCACCTCTTCTGGTAGTTTCGTGCAGTCAACAGCACGAAGCCTGGTGTGAACACACGTACGCTTCAGTAACGGTTTTTACTCCGAAAAGAGATTCTTTCGATTCAGTTCAATGGGTTGAGCTATGCAGCAATCCTGTTAAAGCCTGCATTGAAACACTGGTAACGAATCCTTTCAACAAGGATGTACTGGCAGGAGGGACGGTTTCCGGTGATGTCTACATTTGGCAGTATGAGCAGAACttgaaaaatgaacaaaattctTTCGCGGAATTATTTTCCGAGACTACGGATTACGGGAAAGTAGTTGATATGGCATGGATGAAACCATATCCGTTAAGTGATGATTTTGGTCTGTTATCATGTCATACTGACGGAATCGTAATACTTTGGAAAGTTGGCAAACACATCGTTAAAGATAAAAC GTtacgattttctgcttcttcaaCGTCTCGCGAAGATTTATTATTAACCCGAATTTTAACAATTACCGACTCAAAATTTGTCATCGGTGCGGATAGTGGCCATATTCGAGTCTGTTGGGTCACTCAGCTAACCACCGTGGGACAATCGGTTCCCGGAGCAACCGTTGATTCTACTGTCTCCAACCAGAGAAGTTTGTTTACACCGTCAATGGTCGAACTTAAATCGCACTCGTTCGCAGTCACAACTCTGCAAAATATAGAAAACCCCAATAAAAAATTTCTACTTAGTTGCGACCTAACTGGAGAAGTTTATTTTCATGACACTACAGATGTCATG AACTCAACACCATCATTGATCATCAAGATGTCGCTGCCATTCAAAAAtcgaattttctgcacagatgaTATGCGTTTTATACTGAGCCCTCGCGACAATGGTACACTAGAAGTGTACAACATCGATGACGGTTCACGGGAAATCATCGAAAATAGTGAGCTGATTGGAAGGCCAAGCTTCATCAAGACCAGTGCAAACaa GAAATGGATAGTAACAGGACCTTATGATGGAGCCGTCACGATTTATTCGATGAAGATGGATGTATAG